The DNA sequence CCTTCGATGAGCAGGGGGTAAACGCGGTTGGGATGCGGCCCGAAGGCGCCGAGATCACCCAGGCAGAAAATGGCGTCCGCACGCAGCCTGCTCACCTCACGCAACAAGGCGGCGAGAGCGAGATAATTGTTGTACACGCCGCCGAAGACCACAATGCGGCGGAAGTCAGTGGTGCCGAGGTTCATGCGTCACGTGCCGGGGCATAGTTGCTGCAAATGGCGCCGCTGAGATAGCAGGTGTAACAGGCCTGATGGCGCAGCGGGAAGGGGTGAAGGGCCTCGGCCAGGGAGTCGCCCAGTTTGGCGTCCGGTTTTTCAATGAGAATCGGGCAGACGAACACGCCGCGATCAGTGGCCGTGCGGCTGCTGCTGCACAGCAAAACGCCGGTGTCATAGCCCGCCATCATCTCCGGGGTGACGCGTTCCGCCGGTGTGTAGCCGCGTTCGCGCTCCGCCTCGCGCCCGATGCGCAGTGGCGGCAGAATCTTCAGACGCGGCCGGGTGTAGCCGATGTCGGCCAGCGCGGCACGAAAGCCGGCCAGCACCTGATCGTGTTGCTCATCCGGCCAGCTTTGCATGCAGGTGATGATGGGGAGAAAGCCGGCTTGCACCAGGTTCGCCACGCCCTGCAGGGCGCGCGCAAACGTGCCCCGGCCGCGGATCGGATCATTGGTGGCGGGCGAGAAACCATCCAGGCTGATGCGCAGCTCGAGGGTGTAGGGGCTGTGCGCCGCGAGCTGCTGCAGCTCGCGGGCAACGCGCGGGCTGAGCAGCAGGCCGTTGGTGAGCACGCTGGCCGGCCCGAGCGCGAGCGTGTCGCTGAGAATGTCGAGCAGCTCGTGGTTCATGAACGGCTCGCCGCCGGTGAAGTAATATTCCTTCACGCCCAGGCGCACGGACTCGGCGAGGTACTCACGCACCTGCCGGCGGGACATGAAACCAAAGGTGTGATTCCGGGGGCTGCAACTGATGAAGCAGTGGGTGCACCACAAATTGCAAATCGTTCCGCCAACTTGAAACCACAACGTATCGCAGTGCTGCAACGGGACGTATATCCCGGCGTGTGCCGTCTGAACCAACCCGACTTTTGCAGTGGACAGGTTGCGCTGTCCTTGCTCACCGTCGTATTTCTCCATGAATGTGCCGGACTCCACATGTTTGTAACGCCAATCTAGATCAAGTTATTTCTCTTCGCAACAGGAAACCAGGGTTTTTTTTGATACGCTGCACGATGCGAACCGGATTTTGTGGGGGATGAGGCGGGAAGGGCGGGTGGCGCGCGGCCGCGGCGGGGCAGCGACCGGCGGGTTGCACTCAAAGCAACCATTCGCTGCGATGCTCGCGGCGTTCCACCACCCCGATCAGTTTTTGCAGAAAGGTGTGGTAGTCGGCGAGATTGCGGTCGAGGCGCAACGCAGTGGCGAGGGATTCGATGGCGGAGCTGTAGTCCTCCTCCATCAGGGCGAGGTAGGCGAGCGCGAGCAGGGCATGCACGCAACGTTGATCGCGCTCGAGCGCGGCGAGATATTCCTGCTGGGCGGCGGCCCTGGCCCCCGCAAGCAAATGCAGGTTGCCGATGAAGCAGCGCAGGGTGGCGGAATCTTTGATGCGCGCTTGCACGGTTTGCAAGGCCTGCAGGGCGCGGGGATAATCACCTTGCTCGTAATGGTGCATCACCTCCGCCATCTCCGGTGTGCCGCTGCTGAAGCGGTAGCGTTTGTGCAACAGTTTGCCCAGGGGAAACGCTGCCAGCAACTCCTGCTGCAATTGCTGGCGCTCGACGGCGGCAGTCCCCGGCGGCTGCGCCGCGGCGGCGGGCGAACCTGCGGCCGCGGTTTTGAGCGGTCGCGCCGGCCAGGGCTGCAGCCAGCGGCCGTTCTGTTTGAGATATTGTTCGATGCGCTCGCGCGTGAGGGTGTAGCTCAGCTCCTCATCGAGATGGGCGATGATCTCCTCGACGCCGGCTTGCGGGTTTTCGCGGAGAACCTGGAGAATGGCCTGCTCCTGGCTGGTGGTCATGAATTTCGCG is a window from the candidate division KSB1 bacterium genome containing:
- a CDS encoding radical SAM protein — protein: MEKYDGEQGQRNLSTAKVGLVQTAHAGIYVPLQHCDTLWFQVGGTICNLWCTHCFISCSPRNHTFGFMSRRQVREYLAESVRLGVKEYYFTGGEPFMNHELLDILSDTLALGPASVLTNGLLLSPRVARELQQLAAHSPYTLELRISLDGFSPATNDPIRGRGTFARALQGVANLVQAGFLPIITCMQSWPDEQHDQVLAGFRAALADIGYTRPRLKILPPLRIGREAERERGYTPAERVTPEMMAGYDTGVLLCSSSRTATDRGVFVCPILIEKPDAKLGDSLAEALHPFPLRHQACYTCYLSGAICSNYAPARDA